The genomic window TCCTTCCGGTTTCCTGCTCGCAGTACGGATGGAGCAGGCCCGCCGCAGGCTGTTGCGGTCGGAGCGGAGCATCGCGGACATCGCCGACGAGGTGGGCTACGCGAGCCTCGGGGCGTTCACCTCACGGTTCACGAAAGTTGTCGGGGTTTCGCCTGGAAAGTACCGGCGGATCAGCTCGCTCGGCAGCTCCATCGTCGACATGGTGGCGGGCGCCGACGCGACACACTTCACCTACGGCTCGGTGACCGGGCGCACCAGACGCAGCGACGGACTGCTGCGCGAGCCCGTCTACCTGGCCGCATTCCCGATGTCGCTCAACGGCCGGAAGGCCACCCGCTGCTGTCGCAGCGGCAACTCCACCGATCGGTGGAACATCGCTCACATCCCCTCGGGAATGTGGTTGATCGAAGCGGTTTCCAGAACGGTGGGCGGCGGCAGGTTCGACGTGGTGGTCGGCCAGGCCGGACCATTTCAGATTGATCCTGGCAGCGTTGTGAACGTCGATGTCCTATTAACAGCACCGACGAAAATCCGGGCTGTGGAACCCGATCGGGCACAACTCGGGCTCGCCGTTCCCAATCTCTTCGGCTGCTAGGCGCACTTGCGCGGTCGGATAGGCCGCGCAAGTGCCAGCAATCAGGGAGATGCCACTTCCCCTCCTCGAGCGAAGAATCGACTTGGACTCCTTTGTCCAGTCGGCTCCTTTGTCCAGTTGGTCGCGAGGCCTGGAGGATCTGTGGGCACAATCGGTGGACATGCGGTCGTCGTCGGCGGCTCGATGAGCGGACTCGTCTCCGCCGCCGTGCTGTCGACCAGGTTCGACCGGGTCACGGTCATCGACCGGGACACCCTGCCCGACGGGGCGAGCGACCGCCGCGGCGTCCCGCAGAGCGGCCACGCGCACGCTCTGCT from Streptomyces sp. NBC_01198 includes these protein-coding regions:
- a CDS encoding helix-turn-helix transcriptional regulator, yielding MRTEIEWVVQGIHEGFEGNLSIADFGRMARLSPCHMARLFHQETGLTPSGFLLAVRMEQARRRLLRSERSIADIADEVGYASLGAFTSRFTKVVGVSPGKYRRISSLGSSIVDMVAGADATHFTYGSVTGRTRRSDGLLREPVYLAAFPMSLNGRKATRCCRSGNSTDRWNIAHIPSGMWLIEAVSRTVGGGRFDVVVGQAGPFQIDPGSVVNVDVLLTAPTKIRAVEPDRAQLGLAVPNLFGC